Proteins encoded by one window of Methanobrevibacter woesei:
- a CDS encoding GNAT family N-acetyltransferase — protein MEIREMKEGEAGLVVYFHYKVAKKAYDFNPLMEKEFLEIMCEYFNDKENKYWVIEEDGEILGSLGVDKINANEAQLRLFATDQSIQGQGAGKKLVKTALDYCREININHVILETMDICKAARHIYSSFGFKLVEKIREDNESADYPIVEERWELDL, from the coding sequence ATGGAAATACGTGAGATGAAAGAAGGAGAGGCAGGTTTAGTAGTATATTTTCACTATAAAGTGGCTAAAAAGGCATATGACTTTAATCCATTAATGGAGAAGGAATTTCTTGAAATAATGTGTGAATACTTCAATGATAAGGAGAACAAATACTGGGTAATTGAAGAGGATGGTGAAATTTTAGGATCTCTTGGTGTTGATAAAATCAATGCAAATGAAGCCCAGTTAAGGTTATTTGCAACTGACCAGTCAATTCAAGGTCAAGGTGCAGGTAAAAAGCTTGTAAAAACTGCTTTAGATTACTGCAGAGAAATTAACATAAATCATGTTATTCTTGAGACCATGGATATATGTAAAGCAGCACGCCACATTTATTCAAGCTTTGGCTTTAAATTAGTTGAAAAGATTAGAGAAGATAATGAAAGTGCTGATTATCCAATTGTTGAAGAAAGATGGGAGCTTGATTTATAA
- a CDS encoding manganese efflux pump MntP has translation MSFQLVSTIFIAVALAMDAFSVSITKGFTQKDLIKSQIFYYGLFFGFFQFLMPLLGYLCGSTVASLVSAVAPWIGFILLLAIGLNMIRESFGDEEEVTDKFSFKEVTLLAIATSIDAFAVGLTYAFLGSEILIPSLIIGVVAFLFGICGVFIGRKIGNYFGNKFQIVGGIILIIIGVKILLGF, from the coding sequence ATGTCTTTTCAATTAGTTTCAACAATATTTATTGCAGTTGCCTTAGCTATGGATGCATTTAGTGTATCTATAACCAAAGGTTTTACACAAAAAGATTTGATTAAAAGTCAAATATTTTACTATGGGCTTTTCTTTGGATTTTTCCAATTTTTAATGCCACTTTTAGGTTACTTATGTGGATCTACTGTTGCATCATTAGTATCTGCAGTTGCTCCATGGATTGGATTTATTCTTCTTTTAGCTATTGGATTAAATATGATTCGTGAAAGCTTTGGTGATGAAGAAGAAGTTACTGACAAGTTCAGCTTTAAGGAAGTTACATTACTTGCTATAGCTACAAGTATTGATGCATTTGCTGTTGGTCTAACCTATGCATTTTTAGGAAGTGAGATTTTAATTCCTTCACTTATTATTGGTGTTGTAGCATTTTTATTTGGAATCTGCGGTGTTTTCATAGGTAGAAAAATAGGAAATTACTTTGGAAACAAATTCCAGATTGTTGGAGGAATCATTCTCATAATTATTGGTGTTAAAATCCTTCTTGGATTTTAA